One window of the Candidatus Diapherotrites archaeon genome contains the following:
- a CDS encoding class I SAM-dependent methyltransferase gives MKEFYERIWEKDPVARWSKKEINETMEMIRPFLKNDCLDVGCAYGLITNELNKIVPAQGIDISRTAVKKAKKNYPHVKFRQGSVTDIPFPGNSFSTIFAGEVIEHVPDTKKMFSEFRRVLKKNGNIIIIAPEFNFLKNLIVALFYWEKIYDPLGEHVRYYPKKTLKKILKKKRL, from the coding sequence ATGAAAGAATTTTATGAAAGGATTTGGGAAAAGGATCCTGTTGCCCGCTGGAGCAAAAAAGAAATAAATGAAACAATGGAAATGATAAGGCCTTTCCTTAAAAATGACTGCCTTGACGTCGGCTGTGCGTACGGGCTAATAACAAATGAATTGAACAAAATAGTTCCGGCCCAGGGAATAGACATTTCGCGCACGGCAGTAAAAAAAGCAAAAAAGAATTATCCTCACGTAAAGTTCAGGCAGGGCTCAGTCACAGACATTCCTTTCCCTGGCAACAGTTTCAGCACAATATTCGCTGGCGAGGTTATAGAGCATGTTCCTGACACAAAAAAAATGTTTTCAGAGTTTAGAAGGGTCTTAAAAAAGAATGGAAACATCATAATTATTGCCCCTGAATTCAATTTTTTAAAGAATTTGATAGTAGCCTTATTTTACTGGGAAAAAATTTATGACCCGTTAGGGGAGCACGTGAGGTATTATCCCAAGAAAACCCTCAAGAAAATCTTAAAGAAAAAACGGCTTTGA
- a CDS encoding DUF2304 domain-containing protein translates to MNLLLLQIIVTLFSVLMIYVAFITYKKRQILQMDFILWLFVWACFIIGINFSESFKKIIETLRIGRTMDLLFISAFIVLFFILFFLFKIARDDQKKINLVVEHLALKKQKRQ, encoded by the coding sequence ATGAATTTGCTGCTGCTTCAAATAATAGTAACCTTATTCAGCGTTTTAATGATATACGTGGCTTTTATTACATACAAAAAAAGACAGATACTCCAAATGGACTTCATTTTATGGCTTTTTGTGTGGGCCTGCTTTATAATAGGAATAAACTTTTCTGAAAGCTTCAAGAAAATAATCGAGACCCTAAGAATCGGGAGAACCATGGATTTACTTTTCATTTCAGCATTTATTGTATTATTTTTCATTCTTTTTTTCCTGTTTAAAATTGCAAGAGACGACCAAAAGAAAATCAATCTGGTTGTAGAGCACTTGGCGCTAAAGAAACAGAAAAGGCAATAA
- a CDS encoding glycosyltransferase family 2 protein has product MIAAIIPALNEEAAIEKVVKETRKFAGKVIVVSDGSTDRTAEKAEKAGAIVLANSANMGKGFASRIGVKKALEFNPEIIVLIDADLQHDPREIPKMVRELKEKKLDLVLGARIGKKGMPKTKTIGNALIDFLIRIFYGINLKDSQCGFKAIKKEALQKIMWNSNDYGMETEIAARIAKNKLKFKEVPIKTAYNDKYKGTSVIDGIKIFLNIIWWRIFI; this is encoded by the coding sequence TTGATTGCTGCAATAATCCCCGCATTAAATGAAGAAGCCGCAATAGAAAAAGTTGTAAAAGAAACAAGAAAATTTGCAGGCAAAGTTATTGTAGTCAGCGACGGCAGCACTGACAGGACAGCAGAAAAAGCAGAAAAGGCAGGCGCAATTGTTTTGGCCAACTCTGCAAACATGGGGAAAGGCTTTGCTTCAAGAATAGGAGTAAAAAAGGCATTGGAATTCAATCCAGAAATCATAGTTCTAATTGACGCTGACTTGCAGCACGACCCAAGAGAAATTCCAAAAATGGTTAGAGAATTAAAAGAAAAGAAACTGGACCTTGTACTAGGTGCAAGGATTGGAAAAAAAGGCATGCCTAAAACAAAAACAATCGGCAATGCCTTAATTGATTTTTTAATAAGAATATTCTATGGAATCAATTTGAAAGACAGCCAGTGCGGTTTTAAGGCAATAAAAAAAGAAGCCCTGCAAAAGATAATGTGGAATTCAAATGACTACGGCATGGAAACAGAGATTGCGGCAAGGATAGCAAAGAACAAACTCAAATTTAAAGAAGTTCCAATAAAGACAGCATACAATGATAAATATAAGGGAACAAGTGTTATTGATGGGATAAAGATTTTTTTGAACATAATTTGGTGGCGTATCTTTATATGA
- a CDS encoding class I SAM-dependent methyltransferase, producing MTERLIVNMFNIKNKKLLEIGCGAGRFTRVLGEKNKVFPTDVKKYELNDFVQASAFNLPFKEKSFDAVFVAFVLHHLKDINKVLKEIKRVLKPKGTYYGIEPNGVMFYLYAFILKISGGSLNKDEKAIYSSQIKKIFSENEFFVDIDYVVPSMPKIKNKFFSTSMIIKAKRK from the coding sequence ATGACAGAAAGACTAATAGTTAACATGTTCAATATTAAAAACAAGAAATTGCTTGAGATAGGGTGCGGCGCAGGAAGATTTACAAGAGTTTTGGGCGAAAAAAACAAGGTTTTTCCAACTGACGTAAAAAAATACGAATTGAATGATTTTGTGCAAGCAAGCGCGTTTAATCTGCCTTTTAAAGAAAAGTCTTTTGATGCAGTTTTTGTCGCTTTTGTATTGCATCATTTGAAGGACATAAACAAAGTACTTAAAGAGATTAAAAGAGTTCTAAAACCAAAAGGCACCTATTACGGAATAGAGCCTAATGGAGTAATGTTTTACTTGTATGCATTCATACTTAAGATTTCTGGGGGTTCATTAAACAAGGATGAGAAAGCAATTTACTCAAGCCAAATAAAAAAAATTTTTTCAGAAAATGAGTTTTTTGTGGATATCGATTATGTAGTTCCTTCAATGCCTAAAATAAAAAATAAATTTTTTTCTACTTCAATGATAATAAAAGCTAAAAGGAAATAA